The Niabella beijingensis genomic interval CGGCACCAGGTAAAACCAAAGGCTTTTCAACCTGAGACGGTTAAATACGATCAGCAGCAAGAGCACCCCGCCTGCATATAGTAAATAATTAAGATGAAGCTCCGACGAATAAAACAATGCTATGACCAGGATCGCAATCAGATCATCAACAATCGCCAAAGCCGCCAGGAATATCTTCAGGCTGGCCGGCACTTTTTTCCCAAGCAGGATAACAGCCGTTAATGCAAAAGCAATATCGGTTGCCATCGGTATGCCCCATCCGGCAGCGGTGGCTGTTCCCTTATTAAACAATACAAAAATAAGCGCAGGCAGTATTGCTCCTCCAAAAGCTGCGATAACCGGAAGCAAGGCCTTTTGCGGAGAAGAAAGTTCGCCTTCCACCATCTCGCGTTTTATTTCTAAGCCAACCAGCAGAAAAAAAACAGCCATCAGCCCGTCGTTGATCCAGTGCAGTATCGAAAACCGCAGGCCCACAACATCATTTTCCCATCCGGCATATCGTTGCAACCATTGATCAAATGAAGCACCCACGGGAAGATTGGCGATCAGCAATGACAACAGCACACATATGATCAGGATCACGCCTCCGGTGGAATTGGAACTGACATATTTCTTAAATGTTTCTAAATTGATCCGTTTTAACATAGCCGGCACTTCTTATAACAATAAGGTGTAGTAATAATAAAGATGCTAAAATTACGAATTGATGATGAAACTGTAAAGTTCCCTCCGTTGGAGGCCGGCATCCGGGCCGGGAATGCACAAACAGAATGATTATTCTACCGCAAAACTTAAAGAGCTGTGTACAAAAAATAAACATAAGCGTCCGCCCTGCGGAACAGGCGGGTTTCCTATCTTTGACCAGAAGCTTTTATTATGTTTGATTTTCGCTTGCAGGTATTCCAGGCAGTTGCACGGCGCTTGAATTTTACACGTGCCGCAGAAGAATTATTTATCTCCCAACCGGCCGCTACCAAGCATGTACAGGAAATTGAGCAGTATTATAAAACAAAGCTATTTGAGCGGAACGGCTCAAAAATAACACTCACCGCTGCGGGTGAAGCATTGTTGCGGTATACCGAAGAACTCTTCAGTATTCACCGGAAAATGGAACTGGAACTGCATTCTTTTGCAGCGCAGCACAAAGGGCGGCTGCGGATCGGCGCCAGCTCCACGATTGCAGAATACCTGCTGCCGCCCGCACTGGCCGCTTTTAAAAACAGGTTCCGCGATATTTCCATTGTACTTTCGGGAGGAAATACAGAGCACATCGAACAATTGCTTCAAAAGAACGAGATCGATTTTGGCATGATCGAAGGACAGCCGAAGAACAGTCTTTTCAAATACACTCCCTTTACAAAAGATGAAATTGTGCTGGTGGCTTCGGGAAAAAACCCGGTTACCCGGAAGCAAAAAATAACCCTGAAAGAACTACAGGCATTGCCGATGGTACTGCGTGAACCCGGATCCGGTACGCTGGAAACCATCGTCAAGCATCTTAAGGCAAAAGGTATTAAACTGTCGCAGCTCAACCGGGAGATTCAACTTGAAAGTGCAGAGAGCATTAAGTCCTATATTGCCAACTCACAAGCCGTTTCTTTTCTTTCCATCCACACGGTACTGCGCGAATTAAATACCAATGAGCTCGCCATAGTGGATGTGCAGGGACTAGACATTGAGCGGCATTTCCAGTTCATCCAGCTACACAGCGGCGCAGCAGCAATCCCTGTTTTTTTTATGAACTTTATGAACCATTACAATTTTAAGTAACCGCTGCCGCATCAGCATTCCGCCCATCAGTGCCGGGTGGCCGTTCTTCCGGGCATCATACGTTTCACGCAATAATAGAGCGCCACTGCCACTACCAGGAGGATGATCCCTGTACCGGTCCAAAGTGTATCAAATCCGAAATCGCTCGCCACTCTTGTTCCCAGCAGCGGTGTTATGATGAAGGAAATAGAAACAGCCATGCCGTTCAGTCCCATGTAAGAGCCTTTATTACCTTTCCCCGACCGGAGGGCAGTAATTGCCGACATAAAAGGCAAT includes:
- the nhaA gene encoding Na+/H+ antiporter NhaA — protein: MLKRINLETFKKYVSSNSTGGVILIICVLLSLLIANLPVGASFDQWLQRYAGWENDVVGLRFSILHWINDGLMAVFFLLVGLEIKREMVEGELSSPQKALLPVIAAFGGAILPALIFVLFNKGTATAAGWGIPMATDIAFALTAVILLGKKVPASLKIFLAALAIVDDLIAILVIALFYSSELHLNYLLYAGGVLLLLIVFNRLRLKSLWFYLVPGVFVWYFVHHSGIHATIAGVLVAMTLPTTPDATQSPLEKLEHALTKPVNFFIIPLFALANTNIRFESSMLNGLLEPLGLGIIVGLIAGKCAGILLSTWLGVRLRIGKLPRQATWLHMTGLGLLAGIGFTMSIFISLLSFEDPALIAEAKLAILVASVLAALLGCLVLVGVNSRQKPIGEDPD
- a CDS encoding LysR family transcriptional regulator, coding for MFDFRLQVFQAVARRLNFTRAAEELFISQPAATKHVQEIEQYYKTKLFERNGSKITLTAAGEALLRYTEELFSIHRKMELELHSFAAQHKGRLRIGASSTIAEYLLPPALAAFKNRFRDISIVLSGGNTEHIEQLLQKNEIDFGMIEGQPKNSLFKYTPFTKDEIVLVASGKNPVTRKQKITLKELQALPMVLREPGSGTLETIVKHLKAKGIKLSQLNREIQLESAESIKSYIANSQAVSFLSIHTVLRELNTNELAIVDVQGLDIERHFQFIQLHSGAAAIPVFFMNFMNHYNFK